A window of the Hordeum vulgare subsp. vulgare chromosome 5H, MorexV3_pseudomolecules_assembly, whole genome shotgun sequence genome harbors these coding sequences:
- the LOC123395875 gene encoding proline-rich protein 12-like encodes MASAAASRPAAPPPPPPPPPPPSAAMQWLAPRVSFSLEDAGGCGGGRDAAGGGGASADFEFLLAGCSAVSTMLPADELFSGGKLVPLRLPSSSEAAAAATRPPLAPAPTTQQQQQPETARPEETARAEAAKDAVVEAEQAAEEPKVPARRWRDLLRMRKQQASSSSSSSSSTETKPLRRLLRRGPKPPEQEPSLSLPLLRDPNDPDMLPAPAPASAPTPSPTPPPPVSTSQHQLPPKIRLTAAQAAAPPPPPPPPPPPPSAVAADSPRLNAAGKVVFNGLGRSSSSPSSLAGGRRHRPGSGSGSGGSGMERSYSAHVRVTPVLNVPVCRKSVSVFGIDRLFSPSSASTAAAAHAAAKKHGKVAKKETTAPPSSSH; translated from the coding sequence ATGGCCTCCGCTGCGGCGTCGCGGCCcgcggccccgccgccgccgccacctcccccgcCCCCGCCGTCGGCCGCCATGCAGTGGCTCGCCCCGCGCGTCTCCTTCAGCCTCGAGGACGCCGGCgggtgcggcggcggcagggaCGCTGCGGGGGGCGGGGGAGCCAGCGCCGACTTCGAGTTCCTCCTCGCCGGCTGCTCCGCCGTGTCCACCATGCTCCCCGCCGACGAGCTCTTCTCCGGGGGCAAGCTCGTCCCGCTCCGCCTCCCGTCTTCCTCGGAGGCCGCGGCGGCGGCCACGCGGCCTCCGCTGGCCCCGGCGCCGAcaacgcagcagcagcagcagcccgagacGGCGAGGCCGGAGGAGACGGCGAGGGCGGAGGCGGCCAAGGATGCGGTGGTGGAGGCGGAGCAGGCGGCGGAGGAGCCCAAGGTTCCGGCCAGGAGGTGGAGGGACCTGCTGCGGATGCGGAAGCAGcaggcgtcgtcgtcgtcttcctcctcttcctcgacggAGACCAAGccgctccgccgcctcctccgccgcgGGCCGAAGCCGCCGGAGCAGGAGCCGTCCCTCAGCCTCCCGCTCCTCCGCGACCCCAACGATCCCGACATGCTGCCCGCGCCGGCACCAGCGTCGGCTCCAACTCCATCACCGACCCCGCCGCCTCCCGTGAGCACGTCGCAGCACCAGCTGCCGCCCAAGATCCGGCTCACAGCAGCGcaggccgccgcgccgccgccgccgccacccccacccccgccCCCTCCCTCCGCCGTGGCGGCCGACAGCCCGCGCCTGAACGCGGCCGGCAAGGTGGTGTTCAACGGTCTCGGCCGCAGCTCCAGCAGCCCGAGCAGCCTGGCGGGCGGGCGGCGCCACCGGCCCGGCTCCGGGTCCGGCTCCGGCGGCAGCGGCATGGAGCGGTCCTACTCGGCGCACGTGCGCGTGACGCCGGTGCTCAACGTGCCCGTCTGCCGCAAGTCCGTCTCCGTCTTCGGCATCGACCGGCTCTTCTCCCCGTCCTCcgcgtccaccgccgccgccgcccacgccgCCGCCAAGAAGCATGGCAAGGTCGCCAAAAAGGAAACCACCGCACCACCATCCTCCTCGCATTAA